CTCGGAGGTGCGATGCTGACGGTGCAGGCGAGCAGCAGCGGGATCAATGCTGGCGCTCCCCGGGGGACAGACCAAGTGGGGATGAACCAAAGGCCAATTAAAGACCTCCAGCAGCAACGACTTCAGGATCCGTGGTCTGCCATCGGCATCTCATGAGTCAGCGCTTTGGATGTAAAAGGCTCGGTTTGTTTTTCAACAAGTGGGACTGGAGCCGAGTAATTCACCCTTAATACCCTGCCCAAGTGACGCAGCCCCTTGCACCcccagggcagccaggaggCGATGCCTCCCACGCCATCGGGGCTCGGAGGTGGGTCCTGAACGTGGGGACGGCAGCTGAGCCCGCGGGGCACGGGGGCACCGGAGGAGCCCCGAAGCCCCTGGAGCTGGTGCCTCCTTGCAGTTGGCGTTACACGGATGGGGtggttttgtcttttccttgaCTGGGTGATGGCAGCTCGTGCTGTCAGCTGCTGAATCCAAATGCGAATTTAACACAGGCCTCTGATGCTGACGTTAGCTTTCCACGAGCGTGCTCGCTGCTCAGCTTAATTATATGAATGTCCATCaagaacaaatacagaaagGGCAGAGCTGAGGCTGAAATAAAGTTATTTGCAGATGTGGATGAACACTAATAGAAAGTATATTATATTACGGTACCCATCTCAATGCAAGATGAAAGGCAATATGCTCTAAAACAAAGGAGAGCTGCAAATTCGGGCTACCAGAGCAACGTTGCTCTGCTCGGATCCAAAATGATTACCTGCTAATAAAGGAGGGGGCCAAGTCCACTCCAGCCTGGCTCTGGAGGgaacaaaaatcagattttggCTTGAAATGTGTTACAGCAATCTCCgtaatacaaaataaagtctGGCAGATGGAGTTATTTTTATCCAAAGCCCGTTCTGTTTTGTAGGTCCGTGGCTATAACTGATGTCCCTTTgctatttcttcttccctccggttcccctgcctcagtttctccaagGCACTGACAAGATTGGAGCAGACAACTGCGGGTATATTTTGGGAGGATCCTACATTActagctgtaaaaataaattgtgaatTTTGCATCCACCCTCAGCATTTGGCCTGTTTATATTGCcaaataaattctttaaagAAGTACTGTACTTCACAGGAGAGCTTGTCAAGGTAAATACCTTCATTTACATAAAATGTGACTAGCAATTGAAATGTTAAAGCCATAAAGAGCAAGTTTATGATCCATCCTTGATGCTTGGATGTATAATATGACAAGGGGGAAAATAGTGCGCCTCGCAACATTTACTAAATTGGTGTGTTGACTCTGGGGATGGAAATGGGAGATTTGAAAAAACAGGTTGGAGGGGGGTTttgagggttttgggggtttttttccccataaatacGAATCCTTTCCACAGCCTTCAAACAGTTGGCTTTTAAATACTCTCCTTCCGCTTGGAAACAGCAGCTAgctaaataaacaaacagacgGCCGGGCAGGGACCTGCGTGGGAAGGAGCTACCTGGCACTCAGGGCTCCCCGGGGGACGCTCCCCCAGGTCACGGCGGGGCGGCAGGACCCGGCAGGGGAGGGCTGCCCCGGCCACGCGCTCCCGCGCACCGGTGTCCCCCGACGTCCCCCCAGAAAGTGGAAGCGGAAAGCGTGCCCACGTGCCATTACGCGTACAGCAGAGgtctgagcagcagctcctgcagccccgtCACTCACGGCCGGCTTCGCTGCCAGCGGCGAGGCCGGTGCGGGGCTGAGCTGCTCCCGGCTTCAGGTCGCTCGGCTGGGTCACGGGGACCGATCCTGCCTGGGCCTCCCTGCCTCCCATGCCCAGGAGCAAAGGCAACGCCATGCTTTGCTGGGGCTGACCCAGCCTGTGACCTAAACTGTAATTTCTCACTGCGATTGAAAAGACAATTATAACTTcgggttttcttttaaactttttaaagggGAGGGGAAACCAATTTAAACCACTTCAAAtcctaaataatattttttcaaaagtgaataaaaaggataaaatggACTGCTGCCTACATACATACCACAGTGAAATTATAATATCCACACTTAATGCTCTGGGAAGTTTGATAGTGCACGTTCCTCACCTGAACTCAGTATGAACATTTCAGCCATTCATTCACACTCGTACCCTTCTCAATTCATTGAAACCACTTCAAGCAAAAATCATCTGAAAGAAATTACCTCTGTGTATTACACCACGAGCAGTGAGAAATGTCCCACATGAGCCTCTCCAGCCCCCAAAGCAATAAAATTTCTGCTGAAGTGGATGATATAATGACTCAGGGAAAAGAAGTCCCCATGACAACAAGAGGTAAGAGAAAgccatgaaaagcaaaagactCCGACCTCTCTCGATACAAGGTGTCACCAATTTGTGCTGgaattttcactttgaaaatcaAAAGCCTTTGTCCATAACTTTCTTTGAGAACCTGTTGTTCCTTCTTTGCTAGTCTGGGCTTCAAACAGAGCAGAACGAGCCTCGCTAAATCAGAAACTGAGCAGGGGTCAGACTCATCATTTAAACCCATGAACACAACCAACTGACTCTTcgcctttctcttttccaaggGGGCTGTTTTTCCCCAGGCctattttgggggttttttgtagcATCTACATGCTTGAGTGATACTGCATTCACACGTGGAGCAAAGCTCACAAACTTTGACACTACAAATAACACTTAAGCCATTAGCAGCAAAGCACTGTAGCGTTTACTTAGTGGATTATTGAGCAAAATACTAGAGAAAGAGTGTTCTTGAAAATACAGTGCAACAGTTAGATTATTTCAGGCCTGGTGACATATGACAGTTCCCTGCGTGCTCCAAGGGATGCTCCAAAACTTATGAGAAGAGGCATCTCCGCCTTGCTTGCTGGTTTTCTGAGCCGTGGGTTCATAACCCTGCCAAGCGCTTCTGCTGGGAAGTGCTGGGCTGCTCCCGTTCGCGGGGTCCGGGCACACGCCGGGCCTcggagggggagcagggcaggacccAGCTGGGTGCGGTGGTGGGACATGGCGCTGGAGCACCCTGTCGAGGGAGCGGTACCGGCCACATCCCTGCCACGGCTGagcggggcagggaggtgggggcTGCCAAGGCGGGGTTCAGCGTGCGGCCGTgctgcctcccccctcccgccggcTCTCTCTGCACTACGTGCCCACCGTCGCTGGCAAACAAATAGATTTTACCCAGGGGCAGAAGCAGCgaccagctctgcaggagcGGGTGCTCCAGAGCTCTCCCCTGCCAGCGTGTTGTCCCTCGCACTTCTCTCACTCTCTTTGCAAGAAGAGCAAGCACAGTGTGGAGGGGCTGCGGGTGCTGAAAGCAGCTGCCATTCCCATGGCTACAATCGAGTAGCCTGTGGATAACCATCATCAGGTGATAAAACACTGCAAAGAGGCCTGATTCATTCCTGCATCCCATCCCTTGAGCTGAAAGGCTGGGAGAAGACTGCTGCCCACCAAGGGTGCAGGGTGGGCTCCCCTGGCCTAGCAcacagggcaggggcagaggcCATGAGACCCCCAGCTCTGGCACACGGTGGGTTCACTCTGGTAGCTCTGGGTGCAGAAGAAAATCCGTGCCTGATGCTGGAGtggcctctccccagcccccagacAGGTGAAACACAGGGATCAACCAGCGAAGAGCCTGGCCCCCTGCTCACAGCCTCCAGCCTGTAACCCAGCTCAGCCCAGACCCCCCGCCAGCTTTACTGAGAGCCGGACCCTGGCATCGGTGGGAGGTCAGTGCGGCACGCATGGGCTTGCTCTGCATGGAAGACTTGGGCTAGAAAAAACAGTGCACATGTAGGACCTAACCCAGACCTAAGGGTTTAGGAAAGGTGAAGGGGACAAGGTATTGAAAGAGCTATGTTACATGGCAATACCGTACAGTCTTCAACTCAGATTAATCCCAATGCATTGGGTCCACAGAGGAGAGAGGGCAGCTGAGTCGCTACATTTTAGCAAAAGCCAACTCACAGCAGgtcccagaaaaaaatcaatacactTTCCCCAAGTTACCAGAAGTGCAGAGGGCACGGTACACTGGGAAGGCCTTTTGCAGAGAAATACAGCAGTTACCAGGCATCTGCAGCGGTGCCCGTCATTAGCAGCAAACCCCGATCTATCCATCCACTGTAGGTGTTCCTGTAGTGCCCATCAGCACAGACTCACAGCGCTGAAGGAAGTGGTTTGATTTTCTGAATATCCTGAGCTGATCGGAGAGGCACAAGCATTACCCAGCAACGCAATTACAGCTCACAGCGAGGGTCACGCTGTGTGGGACCGAGGCTGAAGTGGCCCCAGGCTATTGCTGTCCAGCAGCTGTTAAGGAATGCTGCAGGGGGTCTCATCCACATCCCCGGACACAACCGGCACCGTTTCTGCCGGCAGCCACAGCGGGGAGAGCCGGGTGCTCCGAGGCAGGCTCAGCCCTGGCGCGCACAGAGATGGCCCTGCCACGCCAGCCTCCAGATCAGCACAGCAGGAGGGTAGGTGAGACGGCACGCAGCCCCGGGAGGAGCAGAGCCCGTTACAGCGATAACGGTGCGTGACAGCCGCTTCCCCAATACAGACGAGTTTAATGTCCACAGGGGCACGACTGGGagtgctggctctgcagccacagccagCTGCTCCTTGGAACCGCTGGCACGAGAGCACGTGTTTATTACTGGGAGAAGAGCTCCCTGTAACGGTATTATTCATTATTGGAATGAGGGTAGCAGCTCACAGAATAACACACAGGCCTGACTGTTAGGGAGAACGctccaaaaaaaaccagacaggCAGTGAAAATAGCATTAGACACGCAAACCATTTCATTGCCTGTCATGGTGACTGCTCCCTGCAGTGCCTGCAACGGGACTGCTCCACGCGTAAAGCTACGCCCCTGTATAAGTGCTTAACATGCGGAGGCCTAGGGCAGAGTGAGAGGAATGTGGTCTAATTACACATTGCTGCAACTTCTCTGTGAAGGCTCCACCGAGAGGGAGGCAAGGAGTAAAGCAATGTGCATGTACATGTAGAATTTAGCTCCTGATTATCTGGAATAATCATCCAGTGAACTTTAAAACTCCACAATTTAACTTCACCACTGTGAGATACTCTCTTTGCATTGTGGAGATcatatttctgttaaaactttgaatttgttttcaaaatactgttatGGATCCTCACTTTTCTGCTAAACATAGCATGTCGAGACAGCCTTGAAAGCGTGAACAGACAAAACTGAACCACCTCACCATGCTGAGCCTGCGGGCAGCTGGGAGCAGTGGACTCAGAGCACTGGGCTGTTCCACTCAGCTCAGAGAGCTACCGAGATGCCGACGTGCTAAGATCTATTGTGTTGGTCATTCGCACAAGCAGAAagacccagctctgctgctcaaGCACCATCTGTCCCAGTGCTAAGAGCCCCCGCTCTCTTCACACAACCGCCTGAAAGCGTTTTTCCTCCGACACCTCCAGAGCGGTCATCAGCAGCATCTGAGCATCCAGAGTTGTCAGCATCCGCACACGTGAAATCATCCCACCACTGAAAccgctggcagcagggcagcgcGGCAGCTGTGCAATGCCAACAGGATCGCCTCCCCTTCTCCAGTCACATAAAGCCACCCGGGACCACACCAAagccagggctctgctgcagagcgCAGGTCCAGCCCTCCGGTACACGGCCTCTCCAATGGCTGTCGCAGCAGACACCAGACTGAGGCCTCCAGCACCGCAAGGTGACAGACCTGTCCAAGGGGCAGACACTGCGGGCACTTTGCAGTTCCCATTACCCACAAAATCCTCTCATGCTCGTGCACCCTTGTCTCATGCCCAGGCAAGGAACTCGGGCATATCCCagatgctgcttctgtttgtgCTGGTAATGAGCATTTGTAGATGTAAGCGAAATTCCTTCACTGCTCAGGGGCCTCCAAAGCCTCCCTGTCGTTCTGCTGTCCTTGCTGCACTCTCCTAAAGGCTCTCACAACTCATTCTGGATAGCTCGGGGGCAGAGCTCACGGCATGAGCATCGCGTGGGAGAGAGCACGTCACCCATGCAAACGCCTCCGGTCAAGCCTGGCCACGGGGGCCGTGCAGGGGGGTTACCTGTGCCTGGGCTGACTGGGCAGCAAGAGCTGCCCTGGGCGTGCAAGGAGCAGAAGGACACGCGGGCACTGACTGAAAATCAACAGCAGTTCCTACAGGGAACGATGGCATATCCTGTGGCTTAGAAGGAACGAGCAGGTGAAAGAGAGTCACCAGCAGCTTCCAAAGGAAAGGCAGATACCGGCTCCTTGCCACAACCTTCGTCCACAGTGGGACCAAGTTCTGGCATGTTACAAGGGACGAAGTCAGCAAAGTTCATCACCAAAGATAATATTTACTGCCCAGTATCAGTGTCCCGGACTTAAGAGAGACAGCTGAAGATATGCAAGTAATACATACACCAGAGAGAAGTATTGCCACACTGTTAACAAAAGGAAAGGCTAGAAGTCATTTCCCACTCAGCCCTTAGCACACTGTTTAATAGTAGTCAAGTTACattctgcagcaggaaaaaaaaaagcaagctaggAAATTTATCAAAAAAAGTTAATGTACATGGGGGTATTAAGTGCAGTTTGAGGGAAGCTGTATCATTGAACTTGTCCTTCAGTCAGCCCAACGTTAGGATGTACAGAATCACAAATTACAATTACACAAACAATTCTGTCAGTATAACACTAACCAACCGAAACAAGCCTGCGACCCAGTTTGCATCAGTACGCGTGTAGGAAGACCTCAGTTCGGTAATTTCTACATAAACTTTGACTGCAGAGCTAAAGCAATCTCAGACAGCACAGCTTTCCCTAAAGGTTAccaggaaaacagaacagactGCAGAGAGCTGGTGTAACAGGCTTGCCACACTGCACCAGCCAACAGGCAGAAAGCTATATTTGCACTAACTTCAGCCTCTGACTACCGTCCCGATAGAGACCCTGGGCACAGTGTTTGTAGCCGACCAACCTCAAGGCAGCAAGGACATGAATAACGCAGCATGGGACACACGCAAAAGAAATGGTAGCGTTTAGGTACTGTCTCCATTTTACAGGCGGAGAAACTAAGGTGGGGAAACTGCTTCTCTTCCCTACAGCTCTGCTGGACTAGGATATATTCTCAGTACTGAATGACAAAGCAAGGAATCTGCTGTTGCCTTATTtcactacagaagaaaaaacttgaCAGTATTAAAAGCTAACAGTTTAtaatgcataaaaagaagtgttaTATGCAAGATACAAACAAGTGATAGAAGTCACTGTAAGGAGAAGCTGGTATAAACACTTCAATAGTTGCTTCTTGGCTTAAAGAAAACTGACATTGCTGTGGATAGGAAAAATCTCCAATTACTCTACCTGGGACACAGCTGCAAGCAGTCAGCCTTCCTGGTGCACTCAATCAGCTCATCTCAGAGAAGGTCAGGAAGAAATAGCTGCTCGTGTGGATGGCGATCTTTCCCCACCTCCATTTTTTCTTAGTATTTGTACAGCACCAAGCGTGCCAGCCCCCTGGTCCGCAACAACAGCCCGGTGCCAGTACAGCACCAGGGGAAACCTGTCGCTCCCGCAGGGGCGCGGATCGCCAGCGCTGCGCGACCTGGTGTCCTGTCCCAGCAAGGCTGAAAAACTtgcaaggggaaaggagaaTAACGCTCTTTGGGTTGGGCAGGTGTGAAAATGGCTTTAGGTTAAGCAATCAGGGCAAATCCTCAGGGCCACAATGGCAATTAAGCAGCAGCATCATTTATTTATCCCATGACCAGAGAATccatcccccagcctgctctgcccaggACCCTCACAAATCAGCTCTGGCCcaaccttttcttctcccacctcTCTACCAGTGCAGCACAGCATCGGTGCTAGAAACCAGCTAACCAAACCACAGAGCTGCTACAGGGACgaaaaataccaaaatgcaTTCTGCAAATGAAAACCTGTGTGTGCCTTTTACTCCACGAGGGGAGTTACACCCACTGTCTAGCCCTTTTCTTGTAGCATGactttaaagatgaaaaagcagctgcttgcCGTATTCAGTGCTTGATCTTCTTCTGCCCATTTTGAATAAAACCAGACCTTTTTATATGACACTTTCTAGCCTCTTCCAGCAAGTTTCtaaacttgtttttcaagaCAAGCCTTTCCTGCAGGAGGATTCAGTAAAATAAGATACTATGTCTGAAATTATATACATAAACACAATAACCACAGCCAATCCTTTATTCCTTCCCCACGTTGGTACAGCACACTGAAAACACTCTCAGAGACAAATGCGTGTTCCCAGTGCTGATCTCCACTTTATTGAAGTCCCTCAAGAAAATCCCTCAGCATTTTAACAAAGCCAAGTGGATGCTACACCAAATAAGTGTTATAAAGATGCCGTTTCCACAATTGCCACAGAAATTTGCCTGGAGTTCCTCACATTTAAATGCGATTGACATGAAGACTGTGTACTCTGTTTTAATAAAGAGTGACCAGATAATCCAAGCAGTAACTAACTTGCTGCCTCTGATTatttttaccttcctttttcAGAGCAGCTAAACAACTATCATACTAGGTGCACAAAAAGACAGAACTTTATCAGCTTAGCCACAGTCTATTTCTTATAAGCTAGTATGGGTCGCTTTTAGCCATAAACTAAGGAACTACCAGTAATTTGCAAGTTCCACTGATgtactgctttctttttagttttggctttttaaagagggagaaagagaaagagagaaacccTGAGCCGTCACAATTCATTGGTTTGCTAAACCTGCCAAGGCACTTAGCACTTCATTACTGCAGTCCAGTATTTTCTAATAATCAGAACTTTTAGCATAAGATTCCCTTAAAATGTTACCCTATGTCAGACAACAACGTTTAGAGGCTTCTTCACGAATGCAATTAGATCTTGTCGATGGAAAAAACTTTCTGACGTGGAACTTGTTGAATAAAGAGTAAATAGTATTTGTGAAGGAAACCCTGCAGCTTGTATGAAAGCAGGCATCCTTCTTCACTTCAAAGCCCCTAGCATCACCGGGAACAACTTGCCTTCTTGTTTATTTCAGTAGTTATTAATTACTGACCTATTTAGAAGTCTTGTACACCAAGAGCAGCTGAACCGCTTCGGTCTGCTCAAGCACTCTGTGCACGGGAGTTACAGAAGAGGCACGTTTTTACACGttttctgccagctcccagcagaaCACCGCATTTTAAGTCAGCACAGCTGCCAGGCGAGGCACCCACGCGATCGCCCGGCCTGCCCGGCCAGCGCGGTCCGGCTGCCGCGCACCAcacccgccgcggccccgcgcagCGGCCCCGGGacccgccgcggcccccgccccgccatCGCCCGGGGCCCCCCGCGGGCTCCAGCCGCCTGCCGGGGCcagccgggggggccggggacccTCCGCCCCGCGGCTCtccgggacccccgggaccccccgccccggcgcgcACGGACAcatgtccccccccccgccgcggcgggggcggccccgcgggtCGCGCCCGGAGCCCCCGCGCCCTCACCTGTACCACTCCAGCCCCTTCTCGTAGTTCCTGTCGAAGAAGTGGGGCTCGGTGCCCACAGCGCGCACGTCGGGGTGCGCCCGGATGGCCTCCAGCAGCGCCCGCGTCCCCCCCTTCTTCACCCCGATGATGAGGGCTTGCGGCAGCCGCTTCTCCCCGTAGTCCGGCGTggtgctgccgccgccgccgccgcggctcccCGGGCTGCCGGCCCGGCTCAGCTCCTCGTCCGTGGTGCTCGACTCCTGCGGGTCCCTCTCGAAGGCTCCGCTCTGCGCCGTGATCACCTCCCCGGGGGCCAGCGGCGTCCGCAGCCAGGCGCCCGCCGCCCCTTCCCGGCTGCTGTTGGAGGCCCGCGTCGGAGCCGCGGAGGGGCCCGGGGCGCCGGAGCTGCCCGGCGGGCTgccgggggagcgcggggccgCCGGAGCCGCCGTGCCCGCCGtgccggggagcgcggcgggggagcgcggggccCCGGGGACCGCCGtgccggggagcgcggcgggggagcgcggggccgCCGTGCCGGAGAGAGCGGCCGGGGAGCGCAGGGCGCCCGGGCCGGTGCCCCCCATGAGGCTGTAGCACAGGTAGgtgaggcagagggagaggctgCACATGCAGAGGAGCTTCCGCGCCGGGGGCACCTTAGAGCCGCGCCCGCCCGGCACCCCTggctgggcggggggggacatGGCTGCTCCCCGCTCCTCGCCCCGGGCACCGGGCGCACATGGTGTcagccgccgcccggccgccccaGCCGCATGGGGCgccgctgccctcccgccccgccgccgccgggggggAGCCCCGCATGGCACGGtcgccgccggcccccgccgggcACCGGGGCGCCTGGGCTCAGCGCGGCTGCGCTCCGGTGCCGCCCCGGTGCCGCCGGCTCCGCACTGTTGCCGCCCGAGTTCCTGCTGCTAAACTTTGTGCCGGGTGGGAGGCGGGAGCGCGCTCCCGGCGCGGGGAgggcccgcccccgccgccgccgccgccgccgagagCGCGGGGAgcgcgccgggccccgccgagCGCCGCGCCGGCACCtccgggccgggcgggggcagcggcgggggcagggccgggcgtGCCGCGGAGAgcggccgggcagcgccggggacagcggccgggcagcgccggggacAGCGGCCGGGCAGCACCGCGGACAGCGGCCGGGCAGCACCGCG
Above is a genomic segment from Ciconia boyciana chromosome 13, ASM3463844v1, whole genome shotgun sequence containing:
- the HS3ST4 gene encoding heparan sulfate glucosamine 3-O-sulfotransferase 4, which codes for MSPPAQPGVPGGRGSKVPPARKLLCMCSLSLCLTYLCYSLMGGTGPGALRSPAALSGTAAPRSPAALPGTAVPGAPRSPAALPGTAGTAAPAAPRSPGSPPGSSGAPGPSAAPTRASNSSREGAAGAWLRTPLAPGEVITAQSGAFERDPQESSTTDEELSRAGSPGSRGGGGGSTTPDYGEKRLPQALIIGVKKGGTRALLEAIRAHPDVRAVGTEPHFFDRNYEKGLEWYRNVMPKTLDGQITMEKTPSYFVTNEAPRRIHCMAKDTKLIVVVRNPVTRAISDYTQTLSKKPEIPTFEVLAFKNRTLGLIDASWSAIRIGIYALHLENWLQYFPLSQILFVSGERLITDPAGEMAKVQDFLGLKRIVTEKHFYFNKTKGFPCLKKPEDSSAPRCLGKSKGRTHPKIDPDVIHRLRKFYKPFNVMFYQMTGQDFQWEQEESDK